The sequence below is a genomic window from Pseudomonas cremoricolorata.
TGTTGCGGGTAGCGCGCCAGCAGCCCTTGCAAGGCCTGTTCGTGTCGGGCCACCGCCAGCACCTGGGCGCCGGCCGCGCACAAGCCTTCGGCAATCGCCAGGCCAATGCCGCCGCTGGCACCGGTGAGCACCACCCGCGCTTCAGACCAGCGCATGGGCCGGCTCCTCGACCCGCGGCAGGCCACGGAACATGTCGGTGTACAGGCGATACACCACCTTGGAGGCGTGAATCACCGCCGCGTGGTCGGCCGGGTCTTGCAGTTGGTCCATCAAGCGCCGGTAGGTCTGCATGTGCTCGACGTCCAGCGCGCCATGGGAATTGAGGTAGCGGAACGCCGTATCGGGCAGGCCCAGGCGGTTCTGCACGCTGCCGGCGGCTTGGGTCGCCAGGGCGATGCTGGTGCCTTCGAGCACATTGACCATGCCGAACAACCCCACCGGATTGCCCCGGGCGATCAGGTCGTAGAGAAAGCTCACCATCAGCTCGATGGGCAGCGCCGGGGTGCCGTCACGCACCGCCTGCGGGTCCCCGCCGCAGGCTTGCAGGTCGTCGAGAATCCACGCTTCGTGGCCGTATTCCTCGTCGATGTATTCGCACACCGCAGCGCGCAACCACTCCAGCCGCGCCGGCAGTCGCGCACCACAGGCCATCATCAACGGCACAGTGTGGCGCACGTGGTAATAGGCCTGGGTGAGAAAGCCGCGGTAAGCGTCGAGGCTGACCTGGCCTTGCAGGGCATCACTGATGATCGGCAAGGTGAACAGGGTCTGGCGCTCGCGGCGGGTGGCGTGTTGCAAGGTTTCGAAAAAGCTCATGGGGTGATGTCCTCGGTGGGCAGGGTGGGGCTGAGCAGCGGGCGATAGCGCTCGATGATGGCGTCGCGGCGCAGACGGCCGTTGCTGGTGAGCAAGCCGTTGACGGTGCTGAACGGTTCGCTCAGGCGGCTCCAGCGGTGGACCTGGGCGTAATCGGGCAGCCCCTGATTGGCCTGGGCCACGGCCTCGGCCAGGTGCTGGTCGCCAATGGCCGGGTCGTGCGGCCAGAGCAAGGCGTGGTTGTGCGCCTGCGCTTCGCCATGCACCAGGGCCTGGGCGATGACCCCACCCTGACTCAGTTCGGCCTCGACCCACTCCGGATTGACGTTGC
It includes:
- a CDS encoding TenA family transcriptional regulator; the encoded protein is MSFFETLQHATRRERQTLFTLPIISDALQGQVSLDAYRGFLTQAYYHVRHTVPLMMACGARLPARLEWLRAAVCEYIDEEYGHEAWILDDLQACGGDPQAVRDGTPALPIELMVSFLYDLIARGNPVGLFGMVNVLEGTSIALATQAAGSVQNRLGLPDTAFRYLNSHGALDVEHMQTYRRLMDQLQDPADHAAVIHASKVVYRLYTDMFRGLPRVEEPAHALV